The following are from one region of the Cloacibacterium normanense genome:
- a CDS encoding curli production assembly/transport protein CsgE produces MDETKTRAGKDFYDNFYIKINQMNKKYNKTISIVELPTFARNTQIQIFVEDRLINQFIVNPSEEFLENQVNFTINILDELFANDQNFKKEFSY; encoded by the coding sequence ATAGACGAAACTAAAACAAGAGCGGGAAAAGATTTTTATGATAATTTCTACATAAAAATCAATCAAATGAATAAAAAATACAATAAGACAATCTCCATTGTAGAGCTGCCTACTTTTGCAAGAAATACCCAAATTCAAATTTTTGTAGAAGATAGATTAATCAATCAATTTATTGTAAATCCATCTGAAGAGTTTTTAGAGAATCAAGTAAATTTTACAATCAATATACTTGATGAGCTTTTTGCCAATGACCAAAATTTCAAAAAAGAATTTTCCTACTAA
- a CDS encoding TetR/AcrR family transcriptional regulator has product MDDKKYFLEKLFEMFHIYGVKTLTMDDIAKEFSISKKTLYQKYSHKENLICDVLDFMSKEGLDEVDRIRQEYKCPIESLLVSGARMDEITCKEKNIFDIQLLKYYPDIFHSHQISISVRIIKILKEDYETGVEIGYFRRGISIDLYIKFLITLFFSAEISPLFTEEKNKKKLSVAMKLLYLDAIVTDEGKQRLNELKEKYQYSNI; this is encoded by the coding sequence ATGGATGATAAAAAATATTTTTTAGAAAAATTGTTTGAGATGTTTCATATATATGGCGTGAAAACATTAACAATGGACGATATTGCAAAAGAGTTTTCTATCTCTAAGAAAACCTTGTATCAGAAATATAGCCATAAAGAAAATTTAATTTGTGATGTTTTAGATTTTATGTCAAAAGAAGGACTTGATGAGGTAGATAGAATAAGACAAGAATATAAATGTCCTATTGAATCTCTTCTTGTTTCTGGTGCTAGAATGGATGAAATAACTTGTAAAGAAAAGAATATATTCGATATACAATTATTAAAGTATTATCCGGATATTTTTCATTCTCACCAAATTTCTATTTCTGTAAGGATTATTAAAATTTTAAAAGAAGATTATGAAACAGGTGTTGAAATTGGTTATTTTAGGAGAGGTATTTCCATAGATTTATACATTAAATTCTTAATTACACTCTTTTTTTCAGCAGAAATTTCTCCACTTTTTACAGAAGAAAAAAATAAAAAGAAACTTTCTGTAGCTATGAAATTATTATACTTAGATGCAATAGTTACGGATGAAGGCAAACAAAGACTAAATGAATTAAAAGAAAAATATCAATACAGTAATATTTAA
- a CDS encoding curli production assembly/transport component CsgF has product MKKIIALCFVLAFAENNAQQFVYKPLNPNFGGETFNYQMLLSSANAQNQFDNNDNTLRDFNINSLDNFTESLNRQLLSQLSQKIFQEQFGTGDLKPGVYNFGSLYIEITNGSGGLYINILNTTTGEQSQIFIPQ; this is encoded by the coding sequence ATGAAAAAAATTATCGCCTTATGTTTTGTTTTAGCATTTGCCGAAAATAATGCTCAACAGTTTGTCTATAAACCTTTAAACCCTAATTTCGGAGGAGAAACATTTAATTATCAAATGTTACTAAGTTCTGCTAATGCTCAAAATCAATTTGATAATAATGATAACACTTTACGTGATTTTAATATCAATAGTTTAGATAATTTTACAGAGTCTCTTAACCGTCAATTATTAAGCCAATTATCTCAAAAAATTTTCCAAGAACAATTTGGCACAGGAGATTTAAAACCTGGCGTTTACAATTTCGGTTCACTTTATATTGAGATTACCAATGGTTCTGGTGGTCTGTACATTAATATTCTAAATACAACCACTGGTGAACAATCACAAATCTTTATACCTCAATAA
- a CDS encoding efflux RND transporter periplasmic adaptor subunit, with protein MKKTLIYIVIAAVLVGLAAYKISSNKSKQEAEVAEVAKEVDKINVNVITVQYESINTDYTANGTFLPKQEMNQSSEISGRIVSVLVKEGTRVGAGQTLATIKRDAIDVDVSQAQNNLQNAIIDNQRYENAYKTGGVTKQQLDNSRLQLKNAQAAVRAQSVRISDTSIRAGISGTINKKMVEPGTVVSPGTPMFEIVNINSLKLSVLVDESQVGKIQLGQQVAINVNVLPEDSFSGRITFIAPKSDASLNFPVEIEVQNRGNLKAGMYATAIFQTNNGAETQNMLTVPATAFVNGVSSGQIFVAQNGVAKLIKVTPGKVYGDKVQILNGLKNGDQVITSGQINLDNGSKINIIK; from the coding sequence ATGAAAAAAACTTTAATATATATTGTTATTGCAGCGGTTTTAGTAGGATTGGCTGCTTATAAAATTTCAAGTAATAAGAGTAAACAAGAAGCGGAAGTAGCGGAAGTAGCAAAAGAAGTTGATAAAATTAACGTAAATGTTATTACCGTTCAATACGAAAGCATTAATACAGATTATACAGCAAACGGAACTTTTCTTCCAAAACAAGAAATGAATCAATCTTCTGAAATTTCTGGTAGAATTGTAAGTGTTTTGGTAAAAGAAGGTACTAGAGTAGGTGCTGGTCAAACTTTGGCAACCATCAAAAGAGATGCTATAGATGTAGATGTTTCTCAGGCTCAGAACAACTTGCAAAACGCTATTATAGACAATCAACGTTACGAAAATGCCTATAAAACTGGTGGTGTTACTAAGCAGCAATTAGATAATTCAAGATTGCAACTTAAAAATGCTCAAGCTGCTGTAAGAGCTCAAAGCGTTAGAATTAGTGATACCAGCATCCGCGCAGGAATTAGCGGAACTATTAATAAAAAAATGGTAGAACCGGGAACTGTGGTTTCTCCTGGCACTCCAATGTTTGAGATTGTAAATATCAACAGTTTGAAACTTTCTGTTTTAGTAGATGAAAGTCAGGTTGGGAAAATTCAATTAGGACAACAAGTTGCTATTAATGTAAATGTTTTACCAGAAGATTCTTTCAGTGGTAGAATTACATTTATTGCTCCAAAAAGTGATGCTTCACTTAATTTCCCTGTAGAAATTGAAGTTCAAAACAGAGGAAACTTAAAAGCTGGGATGTATGCTACTGCAATTTTCCAAACGAATAATGGTGCCGAAACTCAAAATATGTTAACGGTACCAGCTACTGCATTCGTAAACGGAGTGAGTTCTGGACAAATTTTTGTAGCTCAAAACGGAGTTGCTAAATTGATTAAAGTAACGCCTGGAAAAGTGTACGGCGATAAAGTTCAAATCTTAAACGGTCTTAAAAATGGAGACCAAGTGATTACCAGTGGACAAATTAACCTAGATAATGGTTCTAAAATTAATATCATAAAGTAG
- a CDS encoding TolC family protein: MIKWKKLAIGIFSVASTLAYSQQTVTLKQAIEFALQNKADALKSRLDITNADAKILEAKAGALPKVTGNANITYNPIIQEIALGGQTFKMGQPWVAVAGVQLQQALFNQQVFIGLKAAKSTKEFYQLNANLTEEQIIERVSNAYFQVFTAQEQKNTLESSYSSTEKVRNVIKSLYDNGLSKKIDLDRTNVNLTNIETNIKQSNNGITQAENALKFYMGMPIETKIQLVQEDMAVTPHLLDETVNTDERTEVKVLLKNKELLEYQKKATIANYYPTVNLTANYNWQGLGEKFPLTNGSSKGVMWSDYSAIGLGINIPIFNGFATKAKVQQNQIDIDKLEIDIKDTKLGLDQAYQNAKAQIENSLATLESQKANVKLAEDVLADTKSNYQYGLATLTDLLDAENSLVQAKNNYTTAILDYKIAEVQYYKSKGELKNYLK; encoded by the coding sequence ATGATAAAGTGGAAAAAATTAGCTATAGGTATTTTTTCTGTTGCAAGTACTTTAGCGTACTCTCAGCAGACTGTTACCTTAAAACAAGCTATAGAATTTGCTTTGCAAAATAAAGCAGATGCTCTAAAATCTAGGCTAGATATTACCAATGCAGATGCAAAAATTCTAGAAGCAAAGGCAGGTGCGCTCCCGAAAGTAACAGGGAATGCTAATATTACATACAATCCAATAATCCAAGAGATTGCACTTGGAGGGCAAACTTTCAAAATGGGACAGCCTTGGGTTGCTGTGGCGGGAGTTCAGTTGCAACAAGCGCTTTTTAATCAACAAGTTTTTATTGGTTTAAAAGCGGCAAAATCTACCAAAGAATTTTATCAATTGAATGCCAATCTTACCGAAGAGCAGATTATTGAAAGGGTTTCTAACGCGTATTTTCAGGTTTTTACTGCTCAAGAGCAGAAAAATACTTTAGAAAGCAGCTATAGCAGTACAGAGAAAGTAAGAAATGTAATTAAGAGTTTGTATGATAACGGTTTATCAAAAAAAATAGATTTAGATAGAACTAATGTTAACCTTACCAACATAGAAACTAACATAAAACAAAGTAATAATGGAATTACGCAAGCCGAAAATGCTTTGAAATTCTACATGGGAATGCCTATTGAAACCAAAATACAATTGGTGCAAGAAGATATGGCTGTAACTCCACATCTTTTAGACGAAACTGTAAATACTGACGAAAGAACAGAAGTAAAGGTTTTGCTAAAAAATAAAGAACTTCTTGAATATCAGAAAAAAGCAACTATCGCAAATTATTATCCTACAGTTAATCTAACGGCTAACTATAATTGGCAAGGATTAGGAGAGAAGTTTCCTCTAACGAATGGGAGTTCAAAAGGAGTAATGTGGTCAGATTATTCTGCAATAGGATTGGGTATTAATATTCCTATTTTTAATGGATTTGCTACAAAAGCAAAAGTTCAGCAGAATCAAATTGATATTGATAAACTCGAAATAGATATTAAAGATACCAAACTTGGGCTAGACCAAGCTTATCAAAACGCAAAAGCTCAGATTGAAAATAGCCTTGCAACTTTAGAAAGCCAAAAAGCGAATGTGAAATTAGCAGAAGATGTTTTAGCAGATACAAAAAGTAATTATCAATACGGTTTGGCAACGCTTACAGATTTATTAGATGCCGAAAATTCTTTGGTACAAGCTAAAAATAACTACACAACAGCGATTTTAGATTATAAAATTGCCGAAGTACAATACTACAAATCAAAAGGAGAACTTAAAAATTATTTAAAATAA
- a CDS encoding efflux RND transporter permease subunit translates to MKLAEISIKRPSLVIVLFTLLTLGGLLSYSMMGYELIPKFETNIVTISTVYPGASPSEVETSVTRKIEDAVGSLENVKKVESSSYESLSVIMVQLNNGADVDYALNDAQRKVNAILADLPDDVDAPSLNKFSLDDLPIITMSISSDKLNNKELYDLLDKKIEPIFSRVNGVAQVDLVGGQEREIQVNIDDKKLQGYGLSIGEVQQAILTSNLDFPTGSLKTRVNKSTIRLSGKYKSVEEMSNLVVSNKNGAQVRLSDVATVFDAQKDVEKLARFNQFPTILMQVKKQSDANAVAVSESIQETIKTVEDGYKLQGVKLKVVNDTTDFTLESADHVIFDLFLAIVLVAIVMLLFLHSVRNAFIVMVSIPASLIAAFIGMYLMGYTLNLMSLLGLSLVVGILVDDAIVVLENIYRHMEMGKSKIRAAYDGAAEIGFTVAAITLVIVVVFLPIAMSTGLVANILAQFCVTVVIATLLSLLASFTIIPWLSSRFGKLQHLTGKNAFEKFILWFEKQLDNFTHWITGLLEWSLRTTFRRIFTVVITFVVLIMSFMLVKFGYIGGEFFPKTDRGQFLVQMELPKDATIEKTNQITLEVEKFLRKDKDVVDLITTVGQQSTGFGGAQATTYQSEVQVNLIDKSERSESTDIKSAKVKRALEEKFTGVEFKTAPIGIMGAENAPIEMVVTAPDNATAVKEATRILNLLKKVPGAVDAELSTDTGNPEVQVNLDRDKMASLGLNLSSVGQAMQTAFNGNTDGKFKAGEYEYDINIRFADNSRKSIEDVKNLIFTNSQGQQIRLSQFADVKMGSGPSLLERRDKSPSVKVKAKAVGRPVGDVANEWANQFMDGKDKPAGVDYIWSGDMENQQEGFGTLGIALLAAIVLVYLVMVSLYDSFVYPFVVLFSIPLAMIGVMLILALTGNSLNIFTMLGMIMLIGLVAKNAILIVDFTNARKAAGVNTHDALIQANHARLRPILMTTIAMIFGMLPIALANGAGAEMNKGLAWVIIGGLTSSLFLTLIIVPVVYSIFDSILRRMGKHEKIDYEAEMKAEYVHKELSEDGFTPKHLD, encoded by the coding sequence ATGAAGTTAGCAGAAATATCGATTAAAAGACCATCGTTGGTTATTGTATTATTTACATTGCTAACGTTAGGAGGACTTTTGAGCTATTCTATGATGGGATACGAGCTCATTCCAAAATTTGAAACCAATATAGTAACTATTTCTACCGTTTATCCAGGAGCTTCTCCTAGTGAAGTAGAAACATCTGTTACCCGAAAAATTGAAGATGCGGTAGGTTCTTTAGAAAACGTAAAAAAAGTAGAATCTTCTTCGTACGAAAGTTTGTCTGTTATTATGGTTCAGCTTAATAATGGTGCAGATGTAGATTATGCGCTTAATGATGCACAGCGTAAGGTAAATGCAATATTGGCAGACCTTCCAGATGATGTAGATGCGCCTTCTCTTAATAAATTCTCTTTGGATGATTTGCCTATTATCACCATGAGTATTTCGTCTGATAAATTAAATAATAAAGAACTTTATGACCTTTTAGACAAAAAAATAGAACCTATTTTTTCTCGTGTAAATGGTGTGGCGCAAGTTGACCTTGTTGGTGGACAAGAGAGAGAAATTCAGGTAAATATTGATGATAAAAAATTACAAGGTTACGGACTTTCTATTGGGGAAGTGCAACAGGCAATCCTTACTTCAAACTTAGATTTCCCTACAGGTAGTTTAAAAACCAGAGTTAATAAATCTACCATTAGATTATCTGGTAAATATAAATCTGTAGAAGAAATGAGCAATCTTGTGGTTTCGAATAAAAACGGAGCCCAAGTTCGTCTTTCTGATGTAGCAACTGTTTTTGATGCTCAAAAAGATGTTGAAAAATTAGCGAGATTCAACCAGTTTCCTACTATTTTAATGCAGGTTAAAAAACAGTCTGATGCTAATGCTGTAGCGGTTTCAGAAAGCATTCAAGAAACAATAAAAACAGTAGAAGATGGATATAAACTTCAAGGGGTAAAATTAAAAGTAGTAAATGATACTACAGATTTTACATTAGAATCTGCAGACCACGTTATTTTCGATTTATTCTTAGCTATTGTTTTGGTGGCTATTGTAATGTTGTTGTTCTTGCATAGTGTTAGAAATGCATTTATTGTAATGGTTTCTATTCCGGCTTCATTAATTGCAGCTTTTATCGGCATGTATCTCATGGGATATACCTTAAACTTGATGAGTTTATTAGGACTTTCGTTAGTTGTGGGGATTTTGGTAGATGACGCGATTGTGGTTCTAGAGAATATCTATCGTCACATGGAAATGGGAAAAAGCAAAATTAGAGCAGCGTATGATGGTGCTGCGGAAATTGGCTTTACCGTTGCTGCTATTACTTTGGTAATTGTGGTAGTATTTTTGCCAATTGCGATGAGTACAGGTCTTGTAGCTAATATCTTGGCACAATTCTGTGTAACCGTGGTTATTGCAACATTATTATCATTGTTGGCCTCTTTTACCATTATACCTTGGTTGTCATCAAGATTTGGAAAATTACAACATCTTACAGGTAAAAATGCTTTTGAAAAATTCATTCTTTGGTTCGAAAAACAATTAGATAACTTTACACATTGGATTACAGGCTTGTTAGAATGGTCTCTTAGAACTACTTTTAGAAGAATATTTACCGTAGTAATTACTTTTGTTGTTTTGATTATGTCTTTCATGTTAGTGAAATTCGGTTATATTGGTGGAGAATTCTTCCCGAAAACAGACCGTGGACAGTTCTTGGTTCAAATGGAATTGCCAAAAGATGCAACCATCGAGAAAACAAACCAAATTACTTTAGAAGTCGAAAAATTCTTAAGAAAAGATAAAGATGTGGTAGATTTAATTACCACTGTTGGTCAACAATCTACTGGTTTTGGTGGAGCACAAGCTACTACTTATCAATCTGAAGTTCAGGTAAATTTAATAGATAAATCTGAGCGTTCTGAAAGCACAGATATTAAATCTGCAAAAGTAAAAAGAGCTTTAGAAGAAAAATTTACAGGAGTTGAATTTAAAACAGCTCCTATTGGTATAATGGGTGCAGAAAATGCTCCTATAGAAATGGTAGTTACCGCTCCTGATAATGCTACGGCTGTAAAAGAAGCAACAAGAATTTTAAATTTATTGAAAAAAGTTCCGGGTGCCGTAGATGCAGAGTTATCTACGGATACAGGTAATCCAGAAGTTCAGGTAAATTTAGATAGAGATAAAATGGCGTCTTTGGGCTTAAATCTTTCGAGTGTAGGACAAGCAATGCAAACAGCATTCAACGGTAATACAGACGGAAAATTTAAAGCTGGAGAATATGAATATGATATTAATATTCGTTTTGCTGATAATAGCAGAAAATCTATTGAAGATGTTAAGAATTTAATTTTTACTAATTCTCAAGGACAGCAAATTCGTTTGAGTCAGTTTGCTGATGTTAAAATGGGTTCAGGGCCTAGTTTACTAGAACGTAGAGACAAATCTCCGTCTGTAAAAGTGAAAGCTAAAGCGGTAGGAAGACCTGTAGGAGATGTTGCAAACGAATGGGCAAACCAATTTATGGATGGTAAAGATAAACCTGCAGGAGTAGATTACATCTGGAGTGGTGATATGGAAAACCAACAAGAAGGTTTTGGTACATTAGGTATTGCTTTGTTAGCGGCTATTGTCTTAGTTTATTTGGTAATGGTATCGTTGTACGACTCTTTTGTATATCCATTTGTAGTATTGTTTTCAATTCCGTTGGCGATGATTGGGGTAATGCTCATTTTAGCACTTACAGGTAATTCATTGAATATTTTCACCATGTTGGGGATGATTATGTTGATTGGTTTGGTAGCGAAAAATGCAATTTTGATTGTTGACTTTACCAATGCCAGAAAAGCAGCAGGAGTTAATACTCACGATGCTTTAATACAAGCCAACCACGCACGTCTTCGTCCTATCTTGATGACAACTATTGCGATGATTTTCGGGATGTTGCCAATTGCATTAGCAAACGGCGCAGGTGCAGAGATGAATAAAGGTTTGGCTTGGGTAATTATTGGTGGTTTAACATCATCTTTATTCCTTACGCTAATTATTGTACCAGTAGTATATTCTATTTTTGATTCTATTCTTAGAAGAATGGGCAAGCACGAAAAGATAGATTACGAAGCAGAAATGAAAGCAGAATATGTACACAAAGAACTAAGTGAAGATGGTTTTACGCCAAAACATTTAGATTAA